The Altererythrobacter sp. Root672 genome includes a window with the following:
- the dnaG gene encoding DNA primase — MALSPQWLDELRSRVTLSSVVMRTTKLQKAGREWKACCPFHNEKSPSFTVSDEKGFYHCFGCGAHGDVIRWMTDQRGLSFMDAVKELASGAGMEVPRLDPREAQRAEERAGLHDVMAAAQEWFVQNLSAPVGAKAREYLKTRGFNERTIERFGFGYAPDSRTAMKQALSQFDDAMLIEAGLRILVDDKDPYDRFRDRLMLPIQDARGRVIAFGGRILDKEKKDAPKYLNSPDTPLFDKGRTLYNLNRAGPASRQSSRIVVVEGYMDVIALAAAGIEDAVAPMGTALTEQQIELLWRLEEKPVLCFDGDAAGKRAAMRAATRALPMLRPGHSLQFVGLPGGMDPDDLLKAKGRAAMDSLLAEPTGLLDTLWAHERDASPLTSPEDKAGLKARLIEHTEAIQDTDIRSLYRRDLMDRFSAFAFPRREPAKREYGNRNKPFGRNPAIPSREGASEELRRTAKSNRRDTLAQAVVAGLVRHPDQIARHAEALLGLSSHEPKLAGAIETLIELSDTLEAGRSRTISASGIQTPPPDAPYSFLVEGTDPQAAREELAEAVALLVEKPALEAAIAAATARFDADPEGAFAEQQRLRERKLEIESRLGHMARKRAAAAALQDQASGTDSTGPDEKEMG; from the coding sequence ATGGCGCTCTCACCCCAATGGCTCGACGAACTGCGGTCGCGCGTCACGCTGTCCAGCGTGGTCATGCGCACGACCAAATTGCAGAAGGCCGGGCGCGAGTGGAAAGCCTGCTGCCCGTTCCATAACGAGAAGTCGCCGAGCTTCACCGTCAGCGACGAGAAGGGCTTCTACCACTGCTTCGGCTGCGGGGCGCACGGTGATGTGATCCGCTGGATGACCGACCAGCGCGGCCTGTCGTTCATGGACGCGGTCAAGGAACTGGCCTCCGGCGCCGGGATGGAAGTCCCCCGCCTCGACCCGCGCGAGGCGCAGCGGGCCGAAGAGCGCGCCGGTCTACATGACGTCATGGCGGCAGCGCAGGAATGGTTCGTACAGAACCTGAGCGCTCCCGTCGGGGCCAAGGCGCGGGAATATCTGAAAACGCGCGGCTTCAATGAGCGGACGATCGAACGCTTCGGCTTCGGCTATGCGCCCGACAGCCGGACGGCGATGAAGCAGGCCCTGTCGCAATTCGACGATGCCATGCTGATCGAAGCGGGCCTGCGCATCCTGGTCGACGACAAGGATCCCTACGACCGGTTCCGAGACCGCCTGATGCTGCCGATCCAGGATGCTCGCGGGCGGGTTATCGCGTTCGGCGGGCGCATTCTCGACAAGGAGAAGAAGGACGCTCCGAAGTACCTGAACTCTCCCGATACGCCGCTCTTCGACAAGGGGCGCACGCTCTACAACCTGAACCGCGCCGGCCCCGCCTCGCGCCAATCGAGCCGGATCGTGGTGGTCGAAGGCTACATGGACGTGATCGCCCTCGCCGCCGCCGGGATCGAGGATGCCGTTGCGCCGATGGGTACCGCACTGACCGAGCAGCAGATCGAACTGCTCTGGCGCCTGGAGGAAAAGCCGGTGCTGTGTTTCGACGGCGACGCCGCCGGCAAGCGCGCGGCGATGCGAGCGGCCACGCGCGCCCTTCCGATGCTGCGCCCCGGTCATTCGTTGCAGTTCGTCGGCTTGCCGGGCGGCATGGACCCAGACGACCTGCTGAAAGCCAAGGGCCGCGCCGCAATGGACAGCCTGCTCGCCGAACCCACCGGCCTGCTCGACACGTTGTGGGCGCATGAACGCGATGCCAGTCCCCTCACCTCGCCCGAGGACAAGGCCGGCCTTAAGGCACGGTTGATCGAGCATACCGAAGCGATCCAGGACACCGACATCCGGTCGCTCTATCGGAGAGACCTGATGGACCGGTTCTCCGCTTTCGCTTTTCCGCGCCGCGAGCCGGCCAAGCGCGAATATGGAAACCGCAACAAGCCCTTCGGCCGGAACCCTGCCATACCTTCGCGTGAAGGCGCATCCGAGGAACTTCGCCGCACGGCCAAGTCCAATCGACGAGACACCTTGGCCCAGGCCGTCGTCGCAGGCCTTGTCCGCCATCCAGACCAGATTGCCCGCCATGCCGAGGCCCTTCTCGGCCTCTCGTCACATGAGCCGAAGCTAGCCGGCGCGATCGAGACGCTGATCGAACTGTCGGACACGCTTGAAGCCGGGCGCAGCCGCACTATATCCGCCTCCGGCATCCAGACGCCGCCGCCGGACGCACCTTACTCCTTCCTCGTGGAAGGCACCGATCCGCAGGCCGCGCGCGAGGAACTCGCCGAAGCTGTTGCACTGCTGGTGGAGAAGCCGGCGCTAGAAGCTGCGATCGCCGCAGCGACGGCCCGATTCGATGCCGATCCGGAAGGTGCCTTTGCCGAGCAGCAGCGGCTACGTGAACGAAAGCTGGAAATCGAATCGCGACTCGGGCACATGGCCCGGAAACGCGCCGCCGCAGCGGCGTTACAGGATCAGGCGTCAGGAACGGATTCGACCGGGCCGGACGAGAAAGAAATGGGTTGA
- a CDS encoding GatB/YqeY domain-containing protein, which produces MLRDDLKQAQISAMKAGEKDRLAAVRLILAKIKDRDIEQRTAAKPMEDDALVIDTLQKMAKQRRESIQMFEQGGREELAAIERGELVVIEEFLPKQMDEAETKAAIEAIKAELGATGMKDMGGVMAELKARHGTVLDMGRASGWVKESLS; this is translated from the coding sequence ATGCTCCGCGACGATCTCAAGCAGGCCCAGATTTCGGCAATGAAGGCCGGCGAGAAGGACCGCCTCGCTGCTGTCCGCCTGATCCTGGCCAAGATCAAGGACCGCGACATCGAACAGCGTACGGCCGCCAAGCCGATGGAAGATGACGCTCTTGTGATCGACACCCTCCAGAAGATGGCCAAACAACGGCGCGAATCGATTCAGATGTTCGAGCAGGGCGGCCGCGAGGAACTCGCCGCCATCGAACGGGGCGAACTGGTGGTAATCGAGGAGTTCCTGCCCAAGCAGATGGACGAAGCGGAGACCAAGGCCGCGATCGAGGCGATCAAGGCCGAGCTCGGCGCCACGGGCATGAAGGACATGGGCGGCGTCATGGCCGAGCTGAAGGCGCGGCATGGCACGGTGCTGGACATGGGCCGGGCGAGTGGTTGGGTGAAAGAGAGCCTGTCCTAA
- the carA gene encoding glutamine-hydrolyzing carbamoyl-phosphate synthase small subunit, which produces MAQSAPSHAQPKGATGVLVLADGTVIWGKGFGATGIAVGEVCFNTAMTGYQEVMTDPSYAAQIVTFTFPHIGNVGANPEDIESVVEGAVGCVVREEVTRHSNFRAEREFVEWMADHGKIGLSGVDTRALTRRIRLNGAPNAVIANDPNGKFDIPALIKRAQEWPGLEGMDLAKIVSREISQGWEGGSWELGKGYGAAADEGQPHVVAIDYGSKDNIFRNLVKAGARVTVVPAETALASILELKPDGVFLSNGPGDPAATGEYAVPTIRGLLDQDMPIFGICLGHQMLGIAAGASTSKMHQGHRGANHPVKRIADGVVEITSMNHGFAVDNQSLPANVEETHVSLFDGSNCGISIKGKKAFGVQYHPEASPGPHDSFYLFEKFVGMLERQA; this is translated from the coding sequence ATGGCCCAGTCCGCCCCTTCGCATGCGCAACCGAAAGGCGCGACTGGAGTCCTTGTCCTCGCCGATGGAACGGTGATCTGGGGCAAAGGCTTCGGCGCCACCGGAATCGCGGTTGGCGAAGTCTGCTTCAATACTGCGATGACCGGGTACCAGGAGGTGATGACCGATCCCTCCTACGCGGCACAGATCGTCACGTTCACTTTCCCGCATATCGGCAATGTCGGCGCCAACCCCGAGGACATCGAATCGGTGGTCGAAGGTGCGGTCGGGTGTGTGGTGCGCGAAGAGGTCACCCGCCACTCGAACTTCCGCGCCGAGCGCGAGTTCGTCGAATGGATGGCCGACCACGGCAAGATTGGCCTTTCGGGGGTCGATACCCGTGCGCTCACTCGCCGTATTCGCCTGAACGGCGCTCCCAACGCGGTAATCGCCAATGATCCGAACGGGAAATTTGACATTCCCGCGCTCATCAAGCGTGCGCAGGAGTGGCCGGGCCTCGAGGGCATGGACCTCGCCAAGATCGTCAGCCGGGAAATCAGCCAAGGTTGGGAAGGCGGATCGTGGGAGCTGGGTAAGGGCTACGGTGCCGCGGCCGATGAGGGCCAGCCTCACGTCGTAGCCATCGACTACGGTTCCAAAGACAACATCTTCCGCAACCTTGTGAAGGCGGGAGCGAGAGTGACTGTGGTGCCGGCTGAAACCGCGCTCGCAAGCATTCTCGAGCTCAAGCCTGACGGCGTGTTCCTCTCGAACGGCCCAGGCGACCCGGCGGCGACCGGCGAATACGCCGTGCCGACGATCCGCGGGCTGCTCGACCAGGACATGCCGATCTTCGGCATTTGCCTCGGCCATCAGATGCTCGGCATCGCGGCGGGGGCCTCGACCAGCAAGATGCACCAGGGCCACCGCGGCGCGAACCATCCGGTCAAGCGGATCGCGGATGGCGTGGTCGAGATTACCAGCATGAACCACGGCTTCGCGGTCGATAACCAATCGCTGCCGGCGAATGTGGAGGAAACCCACGTCTCCCTCTTCGACGGCTCCAACTGCGGCATTTCGATCAAGGGTAAGAAGGCGTTCGGGGTGCAGTATCACCCCGAGGCAAGCCCGGGGCCGCACGACAGCTTCTACTTGTTCGAAAAGTTCGTGGGGATGTTGGAGAGGCAAGCATGA